A segment of the Terriglobales bacterium genome:
CGAAACCAGAACGCCCAGGCCGCGACTTTGGAAGATAAGTGGTTAAGCGAACTCGACGCGGTCAAACCTGCCGACGACGAGGAGCGCTCCGCGGTAGACATCGCGCGCGTCGAAGCCATTCAAATCTACGGAGATCCTGAGCGCATCCTGCCTGCATTGCGAAGCTCCGAAGAAGCGATGCTGCACAATTACAACGCTTCGCTTCGCGTGGCGCAGATGGAAAAAGCCGCCAAGCACTACGAAGGGGCTATCGCTGCGTGCAATCGCGGGCTGGAGCGCGACCCCGGTGCTGCCGGACGCTCATGGCTACTGCAAATCAAAGCGGATGCTCTGAAACAGAAAGGCGACTCTGCCGATGTGCGCGGAACACTCGAAGAAGCTCTGAAAGCTGCGCAAGAGATTCCGAGTCAAAGCCAGCGCGAGAACAATGTAAAGAGGATTCAACAAGCGCTCGCAGGAAAGTAGTTGCTGTTTCTCCATTTTGATGCGGGCTTGGATCGCACGAGTTCGCGATGCGATTCGAAGACCCAACGCTTTCCGCTTCATTAATGGAGGCGACGAGCAGCGTAATCGCGCTTTGCGACTTTCGCACCGTCGTGACTACAACGTGTGTACTCGTAAGAAAAAAGCGCCCGATGAGCGGGCGCTTTCTTTTCGCTCAGGCGGCGTGTCCCGCAGCTTCGGGCTGATAGAGGATTTCCTCCAGCCTGAACCGACGTTCTCCCGCCGGAACTGACCAGACGATCACATCACCAGCACGATAACCGATGATTGCAGTGCCAATCGGCGCCAGCACTGAAATGCGGCCCTGCGCGACGTCAGCATCGCGAGGAAAGACGAGGGCATAGATGGACTCACGTCCCGAGTCGAGATCCTTCAGTCGCACGCGCGAGTTCATGGTGACGACATCGGCCGGAATCTCGTCGGAGGTGACAATCTCAGCCTGCGCAAGTTCTTCTTTCAGCAATCGCAAGTGCTGGAGGTCTCTGCTGGAAATTCTTTCGGCCGATTCCACCAGGTCGCTCAACCTTTGCATGTCTTCCTCGGTGACGAAGATGGTGCGTTCTTTCATGGTTCGTTCTCCTTAAGCGCTAAGTTATGGATGAAATGAGTGAATGATTGCGGCGAGCGAGCGCTCAGGCAGCGCGGATGCTCTCGCGCCCAAACCTGAGATCGCGAATCCGGGCAAGTTCTTGGGCGAAGAGACGGCCGATGCGAGTGGTCGCGCGATCGATCGCCGTGTGCATGTCCGTACTCGATTCTTCTACGCTCACGCGCCCGAATGGAACGATCTCGGCATCGATTTGACACTGATTCCGAGCACCATGCAGGCGCTCCGAACCAACAATTCGGACATCCAGCCTTCCTACTCGTCCGGCGAAACGCCCAAGGGAAAAATGCAGACGCCGCGCGACGTAGCGCCGCAGCGCCTCAGATACATCCACCTTGCTCAGCTTCACTTCTACTTGCATCGACACCTCCACGACTGCTTTCTCCTATAGACGCAGTCTTCAGTCGTTAGTTCTTTTCATAATTGCTAAGAGTCTGTTCGATTTTCGTTAACAACATTTCCCATCAGCGGTACTCCACTTGCGAAACGTAAAGTTGTGTTGCGGGAGATCAACAGCAGGCGAACTGAGCGAGACAGTCACTCTGAAATGTTTCGAGTGATGCAGCCGTTCCTGATCTTGAGGATGAGCAATACAACTGAACGAACGAGTACGCTAGAGTTGCTGTTCGAGAGCATTGCAACGCTCTGCCTCAATGGAGGTGCGTGTTAGAATCGGCGGCTGCTTATGATCACGCGAGACCTTCGCGCATCGCCCCGCTACGGATTGGCTCTGGTTTGGCTTTCTTTGTTTGTCGCTTCCAGTTCCGCACAAACGACACAGCTAAAGGAGAACGAACGTGCTGCAAGTCCCTCGCGCCAATCCAGTTCCGCGATTGAGACATCAGCATCCATTCGGATCGCGCCAGGCGATCTGCTGGAATTAAAAGTTTTCGGTGCTCCCGAATTGGGAAGCACAGTGCGCGTGAGCGGAGAAGGCGAGATCGCGATTGCTCTCATCGGGTCGGTACGGGTTGCGGGGCTTACCCCTGAGCAGGCCCAAACTCAAATTGAACAACGGTTCCGCGACGGCGGATATCTACGCAGTCCTCACGTCAGCATCCTTGCAAAGGAATTCGCGTCACAAGGTATTTCCGTTTTAGGAGAAGTTACCCATCCGGGAGTTTATCCGTTGCTGGGAAGCCATCGCTTGCTCGATGCCATTGCTGCGGCGGGAGGCACAACTGCGTACGCCGGCAAAACAGTTGCCGTTTCGCATCGGAATGACTCGGATGCAGGACAAGAAATCGTGCTCGCCC
Coding sequences within it:
- a CDS encoding polysaccharide biosynthesis/export family protein, translated to MITRDLRASPRYGLALVWLSLFVASSSAQTTQLKENERAASPSRQSSSAIETSASIRIAPGDLLELKVFGAPELGSTVRVSGEGEIAIALIGSVRVAGLTPEQAQTQIEQRFRDGGYLRSPHVSILAKEFASQGISVLGEVTHPGVYPLLGSHRLLDAIAAAGGTTAYAGKTVAVSHRNDSDAGQEIVLARSADAGWTQNIDLRPGDTVIVSRAGIVYVSGDVRTPGGFVMNQKNNLTVLQAIALAQGLNPTASLNSARIIRRRAGTLKEIPVPLKEIMQAKSPDLDLQDADVLFVPSSASKSAARKSLESIVQVATGLAIYRR
- a CDS encoding HPF/RaiA family ribosome-associated protein; this translates as MQVEVKLSKVDVSEALRRYVARRLHFSLGRFAGRVGRLDVRIVGSERLHGARNQCQIDAEIVPFGRVSVEESSTDMHTAIDRATTRIGRLFAQELARIRDLRFGRESIRAA
- the rnk gene encoding nucleoside diphosphate kinase regulator; translated protein: MKERTIFVTEEDMQRLSDLVESAERISSRDLQHLRLLKEELAQAEIVTSDEIPADVVTMNSRVRLKDLDSGRESIYALVFPRDADVAQGRISVLAPIGTAIIGYRAGDVIVWSVPAGERRFRLEEILYQPEAAGHAA